Proteins from one Listeria innocua genomic window:
- a CDS encoding thiamine pyrophosphate-dependent dehydrogenase E1 component subunit alpha: protein MTLKEAGLTEDKLIKMYETMLMARRLDERMWLLNRSGKIPFTISGQGQETAQIGAAFAFDLEKDYALPYYRDLAVVLAFGMTAKDIMLSAFAKAEDPNSGGRQMPAHFGQKSNRIVTQSSPVTTQFPHAAGIGLAAKMAGDDIAIYASTGEGSSNQGDFHEGINFASVHKLPVVFVIHNNQYAISVPASKQYAAEKLSDRALGYGIPGERVDGSNMGEVYAAFKRAADRARNGEGPTLIETVSYRFTPHSSDDDDSSYRSREEVDEAKGKDPLKIFQTELLEEGYLTEEKIAEIEKSIAKEVNEATDYAESAAYAEPESSLLYVYDEEANS from the coding sequence ATGACTTTAAAAGAAGCAGGTTTAACAGAAGATAAATTAATTAAAATGTATGAAACAATGTTAATGGCAAGAAGACTCGATGAGCGTATGTGGTTGCTTAACCGTTCTGGGAAAATTCCTTTTACCATTTCTGGACAAGGACAAGAAACAGCACAAATCGGTGCTGCATTTGCTTTTGATTTAGAGAAGGACTATGCCTTGCCGTATTACCGTGATTTAGCAGTCGTATTAGCATTTGGAATGACAGCAAAAGATATTATGTTGTCTGCCTTTGCTAAAGCGGAAGATCCAAACTCGGGCGGACGTCAAATGCCAGCTCACTTTGGTCAAAAATCTAATCGCATTGTTACTCAAAGTTCTCCTGTAACAACTCAATTTCCACATGCAGCCGGTATTGGTCTTGCTGCCAAAATGGCTGGAGATGACATTGCAATTTATGCGTCAACAGGTGAAGGATCTTCTAACCAAGGAGACTTCCATGAAGGAATCAACTTTGCATCTGTACATAAGTTGCCAGTTGTTTTCGTTATTCATAATAACCAATATGCGATTTCTGTACCTGCATCAAAACAATATGCAGCAGAAAAACTATCTGACCGGGCACTTGGTTACGGTATCCCTGGTGAGCGCGTAGATGGCTCGAATATGGGAGAAGTATATGCTGCCTTTAAACGTGCGGCAGATCGTGCAAGAAATGGCGAGGGACCAACATTAATCGAAACAGTTTCTTACCGCTTCACACCACACTCCTCAGATGATGATGATAGCAGTTATCGTTCAAGAGAAGAAGTCGACGAAGCAAAAGGAAAAGATCCGCTGAAAATTTTCCAAACAGAATTACTTGAAGAAGGTTATTTAACAGAAGAAAAAATTGCTGAAATCGAAAAAAGTATTGCTAAAGAAGTTAATGAAGCGACCGATTACGCGGAAAGTGCAGCATACGCTGAACCAGAATCATCTCTACTTTATGTATACGATGAAGAAGCGAATAGCTGA
- the lpdA gene encoding dihydrolipoyl dehydrogenase, which yields MATEYDVVILGGGTGGYVAAIQAAKNGQKVAVVEKGKVGGTCLHRGCIPTKALLRSAEVLQTVKKASEFGISVEGTAGINFLQAQERKQQIVDQLEKGIHQLFKQGKIDLFAGTGTILGPSIFSPTAGTVSVEFEDGSENEMLIPKNLIIATGSKPRTLNGLTIDEENVLSSDGALNLETLPKSIIIVGGGVIGMEWASMMHDFGVEVTVLEYADRILPTEDKEVAKELARLYKKKKLTMHTSAEVQAASYKKTDSGVEIKAVIKGEEQTFTADKMLVSVGRSANTENIGLQNTDIATENGFIQVNDFYQTKESHIYAIGDCIPTIQLAHVAMEEGTIAANHIAGKETEKLDYDLVPRCIYTSTEIASVGITEEQAKERGHDVKKGKFFFRGIGKALVYGESDGFIKIIADKKTDDILGVSMIGPHVTDMISEAALAQVLNATPWEVGNTIHPHPTLSESFREAALAVDGNAIHG from the coding sequence GTGGCAACAGAATATGATGTAGTTATTCTTGGTGGGGGAACAGGCGGATACGTTGCAGCGATCCAAGCCGCAAAGAACGGACAAAAAGTAGCCGTGGTTGAAAAAGGAAAAGTTGGTGGAACATGTCTTCACCGAGGCTGTATTCCAACAAAAGCTTTATTACGTTCGGCTGAAGTATTGCAAACGGTTAAAAAAGCAAGCGAATTTGGAATTTCGGTAGAAGGAACTGCCGGAATAAACTTTTTACAAGCCCAAGAGAGGAAACAACAAATAGTAGACCAATTAGAAAAAGGGATTCACCAATTATTTAAACAAGGCAAAATCGACTTATTTGCTGGAACGGGAACTATTTTAGGACCTTCCATCTTTTCACCAACAGCCGGAACAGTTTCAGTTGAATTTGAAGATGGTTCAGAAAATGAAATGCTAATTCCTAAAAACCTAATTATTGCAACTGGTTCAAAACCTCGCACATTAAATGGTTTAACAATTGATGAGGAAAATGTATTATCTTCTGACGGTGCACTTAATTTAGAAACTTTACCAAAATCGATTATTATCGTTGGTGGTGGAGTTATCGGAATGGAATGGGCTTCGATGATGCATGATTTTGGCGTAGAAGTTACTGTGCTAGAATATGCGGACCGAATTTTGCCAACAGAAGATAAAGAAGTAGCGAAAGAATTAGCAAGACTTTATAAAAAGAAAAAACTAACAATGCATACATCTGCTGAAGTTCAAGCAGCTAGTTATAAAAAAACAGATTCCGGTGTGGAAATCAAAGCAGTCATTAAAGGCGAAGAGCAGACCTTCACAGCAGATAAAATGCTTGTTTCAGTTGGTCGTTCTGCCAATACAGAAAATATCGGATTACAAAACACGGATATTGCGACCGAAAACGGCTTTATCCAAGTAAATGATTTTTACCAAACAAAAGAAAGTCATATCTACGCGATTGGTGACTGTATTCCGACAATTCAACTTGCGCATGTAGCAATGGAAGAAGGGACAATTGCAGCCAATCACATTGCTGGTAAAGAAACTGAAAAACTCGATTATGACTTAGTTCCGCGCTGTATTTATACTTCTACTGAGATCGCAAGTGTTGGTATTACAGAAGAACAAGCAAAAGAACGTGGTCATGACGTTAAAAAAGGCAAATTCTTTTTCCGTGGCATCGGAAAAGCACTTGTTTACGGAGAATCTGATGGCTTTATTAAGATTATTGCTGATAAAAAGACAGATGATATTCTTGGTGTTAGCATGATTGGACCGCACGTAACGGACATGATTAGCGAAGCCGCGTTAGCACAAGTTTTAAATGCAACCCCATGGGAAGTGGGTAACACTATTCACCCGCACCCAACTTTATCAGAAAGTTTTAGAGAAGCTGCCCTTGCTGTGGATGGTAATGCAATTCATGGTTAA
- a CDS encoding HAMP domain-containing sensor histidine kinase, which translates to MTTSPFSLKSRSLKFKWTFGASAAIFLTFFLFSYAIYQGIGQMLLNEEEPEVKELLLATTSTLTNQDLTDNEEIKYLFNNDKTVNRKLQDQVINLYDKDGHFINKYYFSRNQDITSIDFSQYFVSGTDKFIMNKPTIEGQKMMTAQMPIVADDNTTVIGYAQVVNPLTSYNRMMDRLLVTMILLGAVALFISGMLGYLLAQNFLNPLTRLARTMNDIRKNGFQKRIETKTNSRDEIGELTVVFNDMMTRIETSFEQQKQFVEDASHELRTPVQIMEGHLKLLTRWGKDDPAVLDESLNASLTELERMKKLVQEMLDLSRAEQISQTKELQITDVNATVEQVRRNFEVMYENFTFTLKEDDTDLRALIQHNHLEQILIIIMDNAVKYSGDGTEVDMHVYKEQKQIHIDVRDYGEGISQEEIDKIFNRFYRVDKARSREKGGNGLGLAIAKQLVEGYLGTINAVSEPDKGTTIKITLPYIEPKSK; encoded by the coding sequence ATGACAACTAGCCCATTCTCCTTAAAAAGTCGTTCTTTGAAATTTAAATGGACTTTTGGAGCTAGTGCAGCGATTTTTCTAACATTTTTCTTATTTTCCTATGCGATTTATCAAGGGATTGGGCAAATGTTGCTAAATGAAGAAGAACCGGAAGTAAAAGAACTGCTTCTAGCAACTACAAGTACGTTAACAAACCAAGATTTAACGGACAATGAGGAAATCAAATATTTATTTAATAACGATAAAACCGTTAATCGTAAATTACAAGATCAAGTGATTAATCTATACGATAAAGATGGTCATTTTATTAATAAGTATTATTTTTCCAGAAACCAAGATATTACGAGTATCGATTTTTCGCAGTATTTTGTTAGCGGCACGGATAAATTTATTATGAATAAGCCAACCATTGAAGGGCAGAAAATGATGACTGCACAAATGCCAATTGTGGCAGATGATAATACGACAGTGATCGGTTATGCGCAAGTGGTAAATCCGCTAACTTCCTATAATCGGATGATGGACCGGCTTCTAGTAACAATGATTTTGCTTGGAGCAGTAGCGCTCTTTATTAGTGGAATGCTCGGTTACTTACTAGCACAGAACTTCTTAAATCCACTCACTCGGTTAGCACGTACTATGAATGATATTCGTAAAAATGGTTTTCAAAAACGAATCGAAACGAAAACGAATTCCAGAGATGAAATTGGCGAATTGACAGTTGTTTTTAACGATATGATGACGCGAATTGAAACTAGTTTTGAGCAGCAAAAACAATTCGTTGAAGATGCTTCCCATGAACTGCGGACACCAGTTCAAATCATGGAAGGGCACTTAAAATTACTAACTCGGTGGGGGAAAGACGACCCGGCAGTACTGGATGAATCGTTAAATGCTTCGTTAACGGAATTAGAACGGATGAAAAAATTAGTACAAGAAATGCTCGATTTATCAAGAGCAGAACAGATTTCTCAAACGAAAGAATTACAAATTACCGATGTAAACGCAACAGTTGAGCAAGTGAGACGTAATTTTGAAGTAATGTATGAGAACTTTACGTTTACTTTAAAAGAAGATGATACGGATTTACGAGCGCTTATTCAACATAATCATTTAGAACAAATCTTAATTATTATTATGGATAACGCAGTGAAATATTCGGGTGATGGCACTGAGGTGGATATGCATGTCTATAAAGAACAAAAGCAAATCCATATTGATGTGCGCGATTACGGAGAAGGCATCTCACAAGAAGAAATTGATAAGATCTTTAATCGTTTCTATCGTGTAGATAAAGCCAGAAGCCGTGAAAAAGGTGGTAATGGCCTCGGACTTGCGATTGCTAAACAATTAGTCGAAGGATATTTAGGAACGATTAATGCGGTCAGTGAGCCGGATAAAGGTACTACTATAAAAATTACGCTTCCATACATTGAACCGAAATCCAAATAG
- a CDS encoding M20/M25/M40 family metallo-hydrolase, translating to MIANVKKYFTELIQIPSVSGKEKAVLTYIKKQITKLNIPYSLDEDNGLIARIPATAVKFPTIFFCGHVDTHPNAASPEFQVEDGIFTSLNGTSLGADDKAAVAAMLAAMDYFSTEETPHGEIEFIFTTKEELGMIGMRLFPEEKITAAYGYCLDAPGEVGNYQLQANTLVAVDFTIASPDATQMSPISVARMALHATRPGRIDRENRWEIQSFSGGVNDENQQDAQLEVLFKSAASFRKALPHIQTIRERFNQTCEKYGATLAEDTRLIYEGYKIHPQHPLMNIFQKAAKKQALKTSEIFLEGGTDANVLNEKGVPTMLLSAGYVHAHSEKETISVEQLEKLTQLVIDLAESAKNEKILLRKLN from the coding sequence ATGATAGCTAATGTAAAAAAATATTTTACAGAATTAATTCAAATCCCATCTGTTTCTGGGAAAGAAAAAGCAGTGTTAACTTACATAAAAAAACAAATAACAAAATTAAATATCCCCTACAGTTTAGATGAGGATAACGGATTAATTGCGCGAATTCCCGCAACAGCTGTGAAATTCCCGACCATTTTCTTTTGTGGCCACGTTGATACGCATCCAAATGCAGCTTCACCAGAATTTCAAGTAGAAGATGGCATATTTACTTCTCTAAATGGGACTTCTTTAGGGGCAGATGATAAAGCAGCAGTAGCAGCCATGTTAGCGGCAATGGATTATTTTAGTACAGAAGAAACGCCTCATGGGGAAATTGAATTCATTTTCACTACTAAAGAAGAACTGGGCATGATTGGGATGCGTTTATTTCCAGAAGAAAAAATAACAGCAGCGTATGGTTATTGTCTCGATGCTCCTGGAGAAGTTGGGAATTATCAATTACAAGCGAATACATTAGTTGCAGTTGATTTCACGATTGCAAGCCCTGATGCGACCCAGATGTCACCCATATCAGTAGCGAGAATGGCGCTTCATGCAACGAGACCAGGCCGGATTGACCGCGAGAACAGATGGGAAATCCAGTCGTTTTCTGGTGGAGTAAATGATGAAAATCAACAAGATGCCCAATTAGAAGTTCTGTTCAAATCTGCTGCTAGTTTTAGGAAGGCGTTACCTCATATCCAAACAATCAGAGAACGTTTTAATCAAACCTGTGAGAAATATGGCGCTACATTAGCAGAAGATACAAGACTTATTTACGAAGGCTACAAAATCCACCCGCAACATCCACTTATGAATATTTTTCAAAAAGCAGCTAAAAAACAAGCTTTAAAGACTAGCGAGATCTTTTTAGAAGGCGGTACTGATGCCAACGTGCTTAATGAAAAAGGCGTGCCTACAATGCTCTTATCAGCCGGTTATGTACATGCCCATTCAGAAAAAGAAACTATTTCCGTAGAGCAGTTAGAAAAACTGACACAACTCGTCATTGACTTAGCTGAATCGGCAAAAAATGAGAAAATTTTACTGAGAAAGCTAAATTAA
- the prli42 gene encoding stressosome-associated protein Prli42 gives MTNKKVVRVVVILMLIAIVLSSVLTGLLMFL, from the coding sequence ATGACTAATAAAAAAGTAGTTCGCGTTGTCGTTATTTTAATGTTAATCGCGATTGTATTATCCAGCGTTTTAACCGGGTTACTAATGTTTTTATAG
- the gndA gene encoding NADP-dependent phosphogluconate dehydrogenase has translation MAKQEIGVIGMGVMGRNLALNIESRGHTVSIFNRSTEKTKAVMEENADKKLVPTYSLEEFVESLEVPRRILIMVKAGDATDMMIEAVKPFLNEGDILIDGGNAFFKDTIRRNKELSEEGFNFIGTGVSGGEEGALKGPSIMPGGQRKAYDLVAPILREIAAVADGEPCVTYIGPDGAGHYVKMVHNGIEYGDMQLIAEAYTILKEIGGLSHDELADVFEEWNNGELDSYLIEITKNILKVKDEETGKPIVDVILDKAGQKGTGKWTSQSALDLGVPLSLITESVFARYISALKDERVYASTVLSGPSNYRFEGDKKAFVESVRRALYFSKIASYAQGFAQMRAASEENDWDLQYGEIAKIFRAGCIIRARFLQKITDAYNKDKNLKNLLLDPYFKDIAHNYQGDLRTVVAEAVKAGIPVPTFTAAISYYDSYRSEVLSANLIQAQRDYFGAHTYERVDKPGVFHTEWPQVED, from the coding sequence ATGGCAAAACAAGAAATTGGCGTTATAGGAATGGGCGTTATGGGTCGTAACTTGGCTCTAAACATTGAAAGCCGCGGTCATACAGTATCTATCTTTAACCGTTCTACTGAAAAAACGAAAGCGGTTATGGAAGAAAATGCGGACAAAAAATTAGTACCAACTTATAGTTTAGAGGAATTTGTCGAATCTCTTGAAGTGCCTCGCCGTATCCTTATTATGGTAAAAGCTGGCGATGCTACAGATATGATGATTGAAGCAGTTAAACCTTTCTTAAACGAAGGCGATATTTTAATTGATGGCGGGAATGCTTTCTTTAAAGATACAATTCGTCGTAATAAGGAATTAAGTGAAGAAGGCTTTAACTTCATCGGAACTGGCGTATCAGGCGGAGAAGAAGGCGCACTTAAAGGTCCTTCTATCATGCCAGGCGGTCAACGCAAGGCATATGATCTTGTAGCTCCTATCTTACGTGAAATTGCTGCAGTAGCAGACGGAGAACCATGTGTGACTTATATTGGTCCAGATGGTGCCGGACATTACGTTAAAATGGTGCATAATGGTATCGAATACGGAGATATGCAATTAATCGCAGAAGCTTACACTATTTTGAAAGAAATCGGTGGATTAAGCCATGATGAACTTGCTGACGTATTTGAAGAATGGAATAACGGAGAATTAGATAGCTATTTAATCGAAATCACTAAAAACATTCTAAAAGTAAAAGACGAAGAAACAGGCAAACCAATTGTCGATGTTATTCTTGATAAAGCTGGACAAAAAGGAACTGGTAAATGGACTAGCCAAAGCGCACTTGACTTAGGTGTTCCACTTTCCTTAATTACTGAATCTGTATTTGCTCGTTACATTTCTGCACTGAAAGATGAACGCGTTTATGCGAGTACTGTTTTATCTGGTCCATCTAATTATCGTTTTGAAGGCGATAAAAAAGCATTTGTTGAATCTGTTCGCCGCGCACTTTATTTCAGCAAAATCGCATCTTATGCACAAGGTTTTGCACAAATGAGAGCAGCTAGTGAAGAGAACGATTGGGACCTACAATACGGCGAAATTGCGAAAATTTTCCGCGCTGGTTGTATTATCCGTGCTCGTTTCTTACAAAAAATTACTGATGCATATAATAAAGATAAAAATCTTAAAAACTTACTATTAGATCCATATTTCAAAGATATTGCGCATAACTACCAAGGCGACCTTCGTACTGTAGTAGCAGAAGCTGTCAAAGCTGGTATTCCAGTACCAACCTTCACTGCAGCAATCAGCTATTACGATAGCTATCGTTCTGAAGTATTATCTGCAAATCTAATTCAAGCTCAACGCGACTACTTTGGTGCTCATACGTATGAAAGAGTTGACAAACCAGGCGTATTCCATACAGAATGGCCACAAGTTGAAGATTGA
- a CDS encoding response regulator transcription factor — protein MNRILIVEDEKNLARFIELELQHENYETAVANDGRAGLELALNEEWDAILLDLMLPHLNGVEVCRRVRQVKQTPIIMITARDSVIDRVSGLDHGADDYIVKPFAIEELLARLRSLLRRVENAEQSAKQTTLQYRNLIVEKENRIVKRDEEIIDLTKREYELLLTLMENVNIVLTREVLLNKVWGYETEVETNVVDVYVRYLRNKIDHPDEESYIQTVRGTGYVMRT, from the coding sequence ATGAATAGAATATTAATCGTAGAAGATGAAAAAAACTTAGCACGCTTTATTGAACTAGAATTACAACACGAAAATTATGAAACTGCTGTTGCTAATGATGGACGTGCTGGGCTAGAACTCGCACTAAATGAAGAATGGGATGCTATTTTACTAGACTTAATGTTACCACATTTAAACGGGGTAGAGGTTTGTCGTCGTGTACGCCAAGTGAAACAAACACCCATCATTATGATAACTGCGCGAGACTCTGTGATTGATCGCGTATCTGGACTTGACCACGGAGCAGATGATTATATCGTTAAGCCATTTGCAATTGAAGAACTACTTGCACGTCTGCGTTCACTATTACGCCGAGTAGAAAATGCAGAACAATCTGCTAAACAAACAACGCTACAATACCGCAACTTAATCGTTGAAAAAGAAAATCGGATTGTAAAACGCGATGAAGAAATTATTGATTTAACAAAACGCGAGTATGAACTACTACTTACTTTAATGGAAAATGTCAATATTGTTCTTACTCGGGAAGTATTACTTAACAAAGTATGGGGTTATGAAACAGAAGTAGAAACAAATGTAGTAGATGTATATGTTCGTTACTTGCGAAATAAAATTGATCATCCTGACGAAGAAAGTTACATCCAAACAGTTCGCGGGACTGGGTATGTGATGCGTACATGA
- a CDS encoding alpha-ketoacid dehydrogenase subunit beta, producing the protein MPVISYIDAITMALKEEMERDDKVFILGEDVGKKGGVFKATAGLYDEFGEDRVLDTPLAESAIAGVGIGAAMYGYRPVAEMQFADFIMPAVNQIISEASRIRYRSNNDWSCPMVIRAPFGGGVHGALYHSQSVEKVFFGQPGLKIVVPSSPYDAKGLLKAAIRDNDPVLFFEHKRAYRLLKGEVPETDYIVPIGEANVVREGDDITVITYGLAVQFAQQAAERLAAEGVEAHILDLRTIYPLDQEAIIEATKKTGKVLLVTEDNKQGSIISEVAAIISEHCLFDLDAPIARLAGPDTPAMPFAPTMEKHFMINPDKVADAMKELAEF; encoded by the coding sequence ATGCCAGTCATTTCATATATTGATGCAATAACAATGGCGCTTAAAGAAGAAATGGAGCGCGATGATAAAGTATTTATTTTAGGAGAAGATGTAGGGAAAAAAGGTGGCGTTTTTAAAGCGACTGCTGGTTTATATGATGAGTTCGGTGAAGACCGAGTTCTTGATACACCACTTGCTGAATCCGCGATTGCTGGAGTTGGAATTGGAGCAGCGATGTATGGATACCGCCCAGTAGCAGAAATGCAGTTTGCTGACTTTATTATGCCAGCTGTGAACCAAATTATTTCAGAAGCTTCCAGAATTCGTTACCGTTCTAATAACGATTGGTCTTGCCCAATGGTTATTCGCGCACCTTTTGGCGGCGGGGTACACGGAGCACTTTATCATTCACAATCAGTCGAAAAAGTGTTTTTTGGACAACCTGGTTTAAAAATTGTCGTACCATCTTCCCCGTACGATGCAAAAGGACTTTTAAAAGCAGCGATTCGCGACAACGATCCAGTACTTTTCTTTGAACATAAACGTGCCTATCGTTTACTAAAAGGTGAAGTACCTGAAACGGATTATATTGTTCCTATTGGTGAAGCAAATGTTGTACGTGAAGGCGATGATATCACGGTCATTACTTATGGTCTTGCTGTTCAATTCGCCCAACAAGCAGCAGAACGGTTAGCTGCAGAAGGCGTAGAAGCGCACATTCTTGATTTGCGCACAATTTATCCATTAGACCAAGAAGCTATTATTGAAGCAACAAAGAAAACTGGTAAAGTACTTCTTGTAACAGAAGACAATAAACAAGGAAGTATCATTAGTGAAGTAGCTGCAATTATTTCTGAGCATTGTCTATTTGACCTAGATGCACCGATTGCACGACTTGCAGGACCAGATACTCCAGCGATGCCATTTGCGCCAACGATGGAAAAACACTTTATGATTAATCCAGATAAAGTTGCTGATGCAATGAAAGAATTAGCGGAATTTTAG
- a CDS encoding acylphosphatase, which translates to MARDTAILRVTGFVQGVGFRYTTKHVAYKYDISGTVKNLDDGSVEIHAIAEEENLNKFIDAIKKGPSPGCRIEHVYIYKGAPVEDRKTFDIVY; encoded by the coding sequence ATGGCTAGAGATACAGCGATTTTGAGAGTAACTGGATTTGTACAAGGTGTTGGGTTTCGTTACACAACAAAACACGTCGCTTACAAATATGACATTAGTGGAACAGTGAAAAATTTAGACGATGGTTCCGTTGAAATTCATGCAATTGCAGAAGAAGAAAACTTAAATAAATTTATTGATGCAATAAAAAAAGGACCTTCACCTGGTTGCCGTATCGAACATGTTTACATTTATAAAGGTGCGCCTGTTGAAGATCGAAAAACGTTTGATATTGTTTATTAA
- a CDS encoding dihydrolipoamide acetyltransferase family protein, with the protein MAVEKITMPKLGESVTEGTISSWLVKPGDTVEKYDAIAEVLTDKVTAEIPSSFSGTIKEILAEEDETLEVGEVICTIETADAGSSEPAEEVEQTETKAPEKQETKQVKLAEAPASGRFSPAVLRIAGENNIDLSTVEGTGKGGRITRKDLLQVIENGPVATKTEEPTNRAQEKAPTPAPVRSAAGDKEIPINGVRKAIAKHMSVSKQEIPHAWMMVEVDATGLVRYRNTVKDSFKKEEGYSLTYFAFFIKAVAQALKEFPQLNSTWAGDKIIEHANINISIAIAAGDLLYVPVIKNADEKSIKGIAREISELAGKARNGKLSQADMEGGTFTVNSTGSFGSVQSMGIINHPQAAILQVESIVKRPVIIDDMIAVRDMVNLCLSIDHRILDGLLAGKFLQAIKANVEKISKENTALY; encoded by the coding sequence GTGGCAGTTGAAAAAATCACCATGCCCAAATTAGGGGAAAGTGTAACAGAAGGTACGATTAGTTCATGGTTAGTTAAACCAGGCGATACAGTTGAAAAATATGATGCTATCGCAGAAGTACTTACTGACAAAGTAACAGCAGAAATCCCATCTTCTTTTAGCGGGACAATTAAAGAAATTTTAGCAGAAGAAGACGAAACGCTTGAAGTGGGCGAGGTTATTTGTACAATTGAAACAGCAGATGCAGGAAGTTCTGAGCCTGCTGAAGAAGTAGAACAAACAGAAACAAAAGCTCCAGAAAAACAAGAAACAAAACAAGTGAAACTAGCAGAAGCACCAGCTAGTGGAAGATTTTCTCCAGCCGTACTACGAATTGCTGGTGAAAACAATATTGATTTATCCACTGTAGAAGGCACAGGTAAAGGTGGCCGAATTACAAGAAAAGACTTACTTCAAGTCATCGAAAACGGACCAGTAGCTACTAAAACAGAGGAACCAACAAATAGAGCACAAGAAAAAGCACCAACTCCTGCACCTGTTCGTTCCGCAGCTGGCGATAAAGAAATCCCAATCAATGGCGTAAGAAAAGCCATTGCTAAACATATGAGCGTGAGCAAACAAGAAATTCCGCACGCATGGATGATGGTGGAAGTAGATGCAACTGGACTTGTTCGTTACCGTAATACAGTAAAAGATAGCTTTAAAAAAGAAGAAGGTTATTCATTAACTTATTTCGCCTTTTTCATCAAAGCCGTTGCACAAGCATTGAAAGAATTCCCGCAACTTAACAGCACGTGGGCAGGCGATAAAATTATTGAGCACGCGAATATCAATATTTCGATTGCGATTGCAGCTGGTGATTTATTGTACGTTCCAGTTATTAAAAATGCAGACGAAAAATCCATTAAAGGCATTGCTCGCGAAATAAGCGAACTTGCTGGAAAAGCGCGTAATGGTAAACTAAGTCAAGCCGATATGGAAGGTGGCACTTTCACTGTGAATAGTACTGGTTCATTTGGCTCTGTTCAATCAATGGGCATTATTAATCATCCACAAGCAGCTATTCTTCAAGTGGAGTCCATTGTTAAACGTCCTGTCATTATTGACGATATGATTGCTGTACGAGATATGGTGAACCTATGTCTATCCATCGATCACCGTATTTTAGACGGCCTACTAGCTGGTAAATTCTTACAAGCAATTAAAGCCAATGTCGAAAAGATTTCCAAAGAAAATACAGCATTGTATTAA
- a CDS encoding membrane protein insertase YidC encodes MKKKNIILISVLLGALLLLTGCSMDPSQNTDGFFSTYLIQPFTSFIMFVAKFVGGNYGIAIIITTLLIRALIMPLNLRTAKAQMGMQSKMAVAKPEIDEIQARLKRATSKEEQANIQKEMMAVYSKYNINPMQMGCLPLLIQMPILMAFYYAIRGSSEIASHTFLWFNLGSPDMVLAIIAGLVYLAQYFVSMIGYSPEQKKQMKIIGLMSPIMILFVSFTAPSALALYWAVGGLFLAGQTLLTKKLYMNKHPEIKVMEQEEKEFEQIVEEQNKEK; translated from the coding sequence TTGAAAAAGAAAAATATTATTTTAATTAGCGTATTACTAGGTGCTCTACTATTACTTACAGGTTGTAGTATGGACCCGTCACAAAATACAGATGGTTTTTTCAGTACTTATCTAATCCAACCATTTACTAGCTTTATTATGTTCGTTGCAAAGTTTGTTGGGGGTAATTACGGGATTGCGATTATTATTACAACGTTACTTATCCGTGCACTCATCATGCCACTAAACTTACGTACTGCTAAAGCTCAAATGGGCATGCAATCCAAAATGGCAGTTGCCAAACCAGAAATCGATGAAATTCAAGCTCGACTAAAACGTGCTACATCGAAAGAAGAACAAGCAAATATTCAAAAAGAAATGATGGCCGTTTATTCCAAGTATAATATCAATCCGATGCAAATGGGTTGTCTACCATTACTTATTCAAATGCCGATTTTGATGGCGTTCTATTATGCTATTCGCGGATCTTCCGAAATTGCTAGTCACACATTCTTATGGTTTAACTTAGGTTCACCAGATATGGTACTTGCGATAATCGCAGGTCTTGTCTACTTAGCACAATATTTTGTTTCCATGATTGGTTATTCACCAGAACAAAAGAAACAAATGAAAATTATCGGCTTAATGTCGCCAATTATGATTTTATTCGTTTCCTTCACAGCTCCTTCTGCCCTAGCGTTATATTGGGCTGTCGGCGGACTATTCTTAGCTGGTCAAACATTACTAACGAAGAAACTTTATATGAATAAACATCCAGAAATCAAAGTAATGGAACAAGAAGAAAAAGAATTTGAACAAATTGTAGAAGAACAAAATAAAGAAAAATAA